A genome region from Platichthys flesus chromosome 12, fPlaFle2.1, whole genome shotgun sequence includes the following:
- the ppp1r3cb gene encoding protein phosphatase 1 regulatory subunit 3C-B has protein sequence MSAASVLTSFSPSAMPGPVMDVAMRFYISHSPPPLRGFLSSYEDLQRANNRVNQSTGHYHQQRLYKPLRPCLSSQHKDGGGCVAWNNRAGKKRVVFADSKGMSLTAIHVFSKFDDEPYKMKRCGGIMEDLQFDMTDLESAAKELKISSAGSLVLDFSQPSADYLDFRNRLIQNSVCLENCSLQKRSLTGTIKVRNIGFEKSVQVRTTFDSWTSFTDVECTFMNNVYGCQDTDTYAFVLELPSHVPPQNHVEFCICFKVQSQTFWDNNDGKNYVLKHVGLNGEDLNNRTSQTVEHKKSPEQTNGGLKLLELDFDQFGSPRMSSGLFPGWQSWGQIDNKVPYW, from the exons ATGAGTGCTGCGAG tgtGCTCACGTCTTTCAGTCCGTCGGCCATGCCCGGCCCAGTCATGGATGTGGCCATGAGATTCTACATCAGCCACTCTCCGCCGCCGCTCCGGGGTTTCCTCAGCTCCTATGAGGATCTGCAGCGAGCCAACAACCGGGTCAACCAGTCCACCGGCCACTACCACCAGCAGCGGCTCTACAAACCCCTGCGGCCCTGCCTCAGCAGCCAGCACAAAGACGGCGGTGGCTGTGTGGCCTGGAACAACCGGGCCGGCAAGAAGAGGGTGGTGTTCGCCGACTCCAAGGGGATGTCCCTCACAGCCATCCACGTCTTCTCCAAGTTCGACGATGAGCCGTATAAAATGAAGCGTTGTGGAGGCATCATGGAGGACCTGCAGTTTGACATGACAGACCTGGAATCAGCCGCCAAGGAACTGAAGATCAGCTCGGCGGGCAGCCTGGTGCTGGACTTCAGTCAGCCCTCTGCCGACTACCTGGATTTCCGGAACCGCCTGATTCAGAATTCGGTCTGCTTGGAGAACTGCTCCCTGCAGAAGCGCTCCCTGACCGGCACCATCAAGGTCCGGAACATCGGCTTCGAGAAGTCGGTGCAGGTGCGCACCACCTTCGACTCGTGGACCAGCTTCACAGACGTGGAGTGCACCTTCATGAACAACGTGTACGGCTGCCAGGACACTGACACCTATGCCTTCGTCCTGGAGCTGCCGTCCCACGTCCCACCACAGAACCATGTCGAGTTCTGCATCTGCTTCAAGGTCCAGAGTCAGACCTTCTGGGACAATAACGACGGCAAGAACTACGTTCTCAAACACGTGGGCTTGAACGGCGAGGACCTGAACAATCGCACGTCCCAGACTGTTGAGCACAAGAAGAGTCCGGAGCAGACCAACGGGGGCCTGAAGCTTCTGGAGCTGGACTTCGATCAGTTCGGAAGCCCACGCATGTCCAGCGGCCTGTTCCCCGGCTGGCAGAGCTGGGGTCAGATCGATAACAAAGTGCCTTACTGGTGA